The genomic window AGTTTTTCATCAGTTAGTGGAAGAAGAGGTGCCGCAAGAAGAGCCTAAACAAGTAGAAGAGCCTGCTTTTCAGTTCGAAGTAAAAGTGGCAGAAACTGAGTTTGTTTTCGAAACACCTGTAGCAACTATTCAAGAAGAAATTATTGAAGAAAGACCTGTTGCCGCTGCTCCAGTACAAGAAGAGTTTGGTGCAGACCAAGATAAAACAGACGAATCGATAGAAGAACAGCTTAGAAAATCTAAAGAGAGAATCTTAAGATTAAAAGACTTAAGCATGAAATTAAGAACTACTAATGGTTTGCAAGAGTTGGAAAATGTACCTGCATATCAGCGTAAGCAAATGCAGTTGCAACAAATCCAACACTCATCAGAGTCGCAAGTTTCTAGGTTTACCTTAACTAACGACGAAGATGGCGAAACAGGAATTAGACCAAATAACTCATTTTTGCACGATAATGTGGATTAATGAGATGCGTTAAATAATGTTAAAAGCCTTGGTAATTTATGTTACCGAGGCTTTTTCGTGTCTAACGTCAGGTTTTAAGGGTTGCCAAATCGTGATTTTAACCGTAAATTTGCGCTCAATTTAAACAGTACAATAACATTTTACAAATAAATATAACACATTGGATATTTTTGATAAAGTAGCAAAACGCATGGGGCCCCTTGGTCAACACCAAAAATGGTCGCATGGGTATTTTTCTTTTCCAAAATTAGAGGGAGAGATTGCACCACACATGAAATTTAACGGCAAAGAACTTTTGGTATGGAGCTTAAACAATTACTTAGGTTTAGCTAATCATCCGGAAGTAAGAAAAGCAGATGAGCAGGGTGCTGCAGATTTTGGTATGGCTTACCCAATGGGCGCCCGTATGATGTCGGGAAACTCTAAGTACCACGAGCAACTAGAGCAAGATTTGGCAAGCTTTGTCGGTAAAGAAGATGCGTTTCTCTTAAACTTTGGTTACCAAGGGATGGTATCTATTATCGATGCTTTATTAGACAGAAACGATGTAGTAGTTTACGACGGCGAATCGCATGCGTGTATTTTAGATGGACTACGTTTACACATGGGCAAGCGTTTTGTGTACAAACACAACAACGTAGAAGATGCCCGCAAACAGTTACAAAGAGCTACTAAATTAGTTGAGCAAACTGGTGGTGGTATCCTGTTAATTACCGAAGGTGTTTTTGGCATGTCTGGTGCGCAAGGTAAATTAAAGGAATTAATTGAGCTTAAAAAAGAATTCAATTTCCGTTTGTTGATAGATGATGCGCATGGTTTTGGTACCATGGGTGCTACTGGTGCTGGTACACACGAGGCACAAGATAGCATTGAAGGTGTAGATGTATACTTTGCTACTTTCGCAAAATCGATGGCAGGCATTGGAGCATTTGTTGCTTCTACTAAACAATTAACTGATTATTTTAGGTATAACATGCGTTCTCAGACTTTTGCAAAGGCTTTGCCTATGCCAATGGTAATAGGTTTAATGAAACGCTTAGAGCTGCTTAAAAATAGCCCAGAGTTAAGAGAAAAACTTTGGACCATTGCTACAGCGCTACAAAGCGGACTAAGAGAGCGTGGTTTTGACATTGGTATAACCGATACCGTGGTTACGCCAGTATTTTTTAAAGGAGATTTGGCAGAAGCTACCGCACTTACACACGATCTAAGGCAAAACTATGGTGTTTTCTGCTCTATTGTAATGTATCCAGTTATTCCCAAAGGGATGATAGAATTGCGCTTAATTCCAACTGCAGTACATACGTTAGCCGATGTTGAACTTACCTTAAATGCATTTAGCGAAGTTGCAGATAAATTAAAAACTGGCTATTACCAGCAAAACCTATTTCCAACTGGCGAATAAATATGCTGTTTTTTCATAAAAAGGCTCCGATTATATCGGGGCCTTTTCTGTTATCTTTTGATATTCAGTTGTTTTGCTGTTTATAAGTAGCACTTTTGTGGAAAAAAAACGCATAAAACCGAATTATTTATTTTGACAAAAATTTTTTTATTAAAATAAACCTCTTACTTTAGTAAGTGAGTATTAATCAAAACCTTAAAAACTAATAGGAGTATTTTTAAAATGAAAAAATTTGCTGAAGTAAAAGCACTAGTAGCAGCTTTAGAAGCTGATGTGGACAAGTTCTATTCTAAATCTAACAGCGCAGCTGGAACACGTGTACGTAAAGGAATGCAAGATTTAAAAAATCTGGCACAAAGTATTCGTTTAGAAGTGCAAGAAACTAAAAACAAAGCT from Pedobacter sp. SL55 includes these protein-coding regions:
- a CDS encoding aminotransferase class I/II-fold pyridoxal phosphate-dependent enzyme; this translates as MDIFDKVAKRMGPLGQHQKWSHGYFSFPKLEGEIAPHMKFNGKELLVWSLNNYLGLANHPEVRKADEQGAADFGMAYPMGARMMSGNSKYHEQLEQDLASFVGKEDAFLLNFGYQGMVSIIDALLDRNDVVVYDGESHACILDGLRLHMGKRFVYKHNNVEDARKQLQRATKLVEQTGGGILLITEGVFGMSGAQGKLKELIELKKEFNFRLLIDDAHGFGTMGATGAGTHEAQDSIEGVDVYFATFAKSMAGIGAFVASTKQLTDYFRYNMRSQTFAKALPMPMVIGLMKRLELLKNSPELREKLWTIATALQSGLRERGFDIGITDTVVTPVFFKGDLAEATALTHDLRQNYGVFCSIVMYPVIPKGMIELRLIPTAVHTLADVELTLNAFSEVADKLKTGYYQQNLFPTGE
- a CDS encoding histone H1 yields the protein MKKFAEVKALVAALEADVDKFYSKSNSAAGTRVRKGMQDLKNLAQSIRLEVQETKNKA